A genomic region of Streptococcus suis contains the following coding sequences:
- a CDS encoding toxic anion resistance protein, whose amino-acid sequence MSGFNFDIDQIANNSLSTKDKTTELIQATPTGDNSKVSFLAQLTPEQQTGIRAKAPQLVDNFLANQNALLDFGKEAVEEVNATVNHILSEQKKIEIPQVDELLANTNRELNGFVAKYKDISTTAELEKKPGFFQRLFKQTKNDLQEFYFDSQTIEKKMDSMAASVVKQEEVLARNIVSAELLIENNTKSIENLVGVIAFIEATGQEAAERAKLAQENLATLVPTTVDYQVASEKLARVTEVANILEQQHSEYMSRLYVAWTTTPQMRNLVKVSSDMKQRLGMLRRNTIPTMKLSIAQLGILQQSIKSSQTADAIVNANNAALQMLADTSKEAIPMMERTAQNPTLSVASVTKLAESLVAQNNGIIAAIDEGRQKRRELEAAIVRSAETINDSVKLRDQKIIAALLEQGKEAQSEVEQPLETNQ is encoded by the coding sequence ATGTCAGGATTTAATTTCGATATTGATCAGATTGCTAATAATAGTTTATCAACTAAAGATAAGACAACAGAGCTTATTCAAGCGACTCCGACTGGAGATAATTCAAAAGTGTCTTTCTTGGCACAGTTGACACCGGAACAACAAACAGGTATTCGTGCCAAGGCTCCCCAATTGGTGGATAATTTCTTAGCTAATCAAAATGCTCTCTTGGATTTTGGTAAGGAAGCGGTAGAAGAAGTCAATGCCACGGTCAATCACATCCTGTCAGAACAGAAGAAGATTGAAATTCCACAAGTGGATGAGCTTTTGGCCAATACCAACCGTGAATTGAATGGTTTTGTGGCTAAGTATAAGGACATTTCCACAACTGCTGAATTAGAAAAGAAACCAGGTTTCTTCCAACGCCTGTTCAAGCAGACCAAAAATGATTTGCAGGAATTTTATTTTGATTCGCAGACTATTGAAAAGAAAATGGATAGCATGGCAGCCAGTGTGGTCAAGCAGGAAGAGGTGTTGGCGCGCAATATTGTTTCTGCAGAGCTTTTGATTGAAAACAATACCAAGTCTATCGAGAATTTGGTGGGGGTCATCGCCTTTATTGAAGCGACTGGTCAAGAAGCGGCAGAGCGTGCGAAATTGGCACAAGAAAACCTCGCAACTTTAGTACCGACTACAGTCGATTATCAAGTAGCTTCTGAGAAGTTGGCACGTGTAACAGAGGTTGCTAATATCCTCGAACAACAACATTCTGAGTATATGAGTCGCTTGTATGTTGCGTGGACAACGACACCGCAGATGCGTAATCTGGTCAAGGTTTCTTCGGATATGAAACAGCGCCTTGGGATGTTACGTCGCAATACTATTCCAACAATGAAATTGTCCATTGCACAGTTGGGCATCTTACAACAATCTATCAAGTCTAGCCAGACAGCAGATGCGATTGTCAATGCTAATAATGCTGCCCTTCAAATGCTTGCGGATACATCAAAAGAAGCCATCCCGATGATGGAACGCACAGCTCAGAATCCGACCCTTTCAGTAGCATCTGTTACCAAATTGGCAGAAAGTTTGGTTGCCCAAAATAATGGCATTATTGCAGCTATAGATGAAGGGCGTCAGAAACGTCGGGAGTTGGAGGCAGCTATTGTACGGTCAGCAGAGACTATCAACGATTCTGTTAAGCTACGCGATCAAAAAATCATTGCTGCTTTGCTGGAGCAAGGCAAAGAAGCACAGTCTGAGGTAGAGCAACCACTTGAAACCAATCAATAA